The Pseudoxanthobacter soli DSM 19599 sequence CCCGACATCGCTTCGGCGGCGGGGCTGGTGCGCTCCGGCAGGCTCAATCTGGCGACGGGCCTCGCGCTGCCAGGCGTCGCGCTGCCGGGACTTGGCTGACAGCAGCAAGCCGGGGCAAACCCGAGCTCGCGGCGGTTGAAGCGGACAATTCGCCCGGTCGGGACCGATGCGGGCAGGAGACAGGATATGACGGCTCAGTTCGATGTCGCGGTGATCGGCCTCGGCGCGATGGGGGCGGCGGCCGCCGCCCATATCGCCGCGCGCGGCCAGAGTGTGGTCGGCATCGAGGCGTTCTACCCGGCGCACGAACTCGGCTCGTCTCACGGCGATAGCCGCATCATCCGGCTCGGCTATTTCGAGGATCCGGCCTATGTGCCGCTGTTGCGCCGCGCCTATGCCAACTGGCGCGCGCTGGAGGCGCGGGTGCGGGAGGACCTGCTGACGGTCACCGGCGTGCTGCAGCTCGGCCGGCCGGACAGCCCGATCGTCAGCGGCTCGCGGCAGGCCTGCGAACTGCACGGCCTTCCGTTCACCGTCTTCGAGCCGGACGAGGTGCGCGCCCGCTTTCCGGCGTTCGCCCTCGACGACGACGAGGTGGCGCTGCTGGAGCCGGAAGGCGGCTACCTGCGCCCGGAAGCTGCCGTGATGGCGCACCTGAAGTGCGCGGCGCGGGACGGCGCCGTGCTGCGGTTCGGCGAGCGTGTCACCGCGATCGAGCCGGGTGATGCCGGCGTTACCATCGTGTCCGATCTCGGCCGCGTCAGGGCCCGCAAGGTCGTCGTCGCCACAGGTCCGTGGATCGCGGAACTGGTGCCGTCGCTGAAGGGCGTGGCGAAGCCGATCAAGCAGGTGGTCGCCTGGTTCCAGCCGCGGGACAGCTTCGCGACCGCGCTCGGCCGGATGCCGGTGTTCCTCCGCGACGAGAGCATATTCCGTTCAGATCGAAGCGATCTGGACGATAAGAATATGCTCCCGCATTCGAATCTGGAGCGATTTCTTGTCGATCAGATGGTTCCATCTGATCGGAAAGCGCTCGAGGGCGAGGCCGGCTCGTTCTTCGGCTTCCCGGTCATCGGCCGCGACGCCGTGAAGGTCGGCAAGCACTGCCACTTCTTCGAAGAGATCGATCCGGACCGGCCGAACCCGGCGGTCGACGACCGCGACACGGCGGTGCTGGAGGACTTCGTCGCCCGTCGCGTGCCGGGCGCGGCCGGCGTGCGCGTCGCCACCTCGACCTGCCGCTACACGCTTCTGCCCGGGGAGAACTTCCTGCTCGACCATGTGCCCGGCGAGCCCAACATCGTCGCGGCCTCGCCGTGCTCGGGCCACGGCTACAAGTTCGCCAGCGTGATCGGCGAGATCCTTGCGGACCTCGCCCTCGATGGCGGCACGGCGCTGCCCGTGGCGTTGTTCTCGTTCGAGGCCCTGCAGCGCACGATCGGGCAGACGCCCGCCATCAATCCGACATGAAGCCGCCGTCGACCGGCATCGTGACGCCGTTCACCATCGCGGCGCCATCGCCCAGCAGATAGAGGATCACTTCGGCTACCTCATCCGGCTCGGCGAACCGGCCGAGCGGAATGCGCGAGAGCATGCCGCCGGCCTTGTCGGGATCGCTCCACGCCTTGACGGCCATCGGCGTCAGCGTGACCGTCGGGTTGACGGCATTGACGCGGATGCCCTTGCGGCCGAGTTCGTTGGCCATAACCCGGGTCATCGCATCGAGCGCGCCCTTGGAGGCGCAATAGGCGGCGTGGTCGGCGAAGCCGATGAACGAGGAGATCGACGACACGTTGACGATGGCGCCGCCGAGACCCTTGGCGATGCGATCCTTGGCATATTCCTGCGCCAGGATCAGCGGGGCGCGGGTGTTGACGGCATAGAGGAGATCGAAGGTCTCGGCGCTGACGTCGAGCACGGAATCGAGCGCCGTCGTGCCGGCATTGTTGACGAGATAATCGACCGGCATCGCCTCACGCGCGGCCGCCCGGGTCGCCGCCGCATCCGAGAGATCGACCACGATGGAGCGGCAGCCGATTTCGGCTTCCAGGCTTTCGAGATCAGCCGCAGTGCGTGTCATCGCCACGACGGAGGCGCCGCGGGCGGCGGCGAGTTTCGCGATCGCACGGCCGATGCCCTTGCCGGCACCCGTGACGAGAATGGTCTTGCCCGTAAAATCCATGTTCGTTTCCTCACCAGCACGTAAAGCCGCCGTCCGCGACGACGACCGAGCCCGTCATCAGGCTCGCCGCGTCGGAGACGAGGAATTGCACGACGGACGCAATCTCGTCCGGCTGGCCGAGGCGTCCCATGGGGGTGTCGCGCAGCCAGACGTCCACCATGCCCGGCGTTTCCTTGGCATAGATGGTGAGCGGCGTCTCGATATAGGTCGGCGCGACCGCGTTGACCCGCACGCCGCGGCCGGCCCATTCGGCGGCAAGCGAACGCGTCAGGTGATGAACGGCCGCCTTGGAGGCATTGTAGTGCGATTGCATCTGCGGCCGGTTGATGATGAAGCCGGAGATCGACCCGATATTGACGATGGCGCCGCGGCCGGCCGCGAGCATGTGGCGACCGAAGGCTCGGTTGCACCAGAACACGCCATTATAGTTGACGTTGTTGACGCGCAGCCAATCCTCGTCGGTCGTGTCTTCAGCGCCCGCTCCGGCGCCGCCGATGCCGGCATTGGCGACGAGAATGTCGATGCGCCCGTGACGGGCGGCGATCTCGTCGGCGGCCGCGGTCACGGCCTTCGAGTTCGTGACATCGAGCGTGACGCTGTCGGCCGCGTGCCCCTTGGCCGCCAGAGCGGCAAGCCCCTTTTCCGCCGTCGCGGGGTTGATGTCGGCGATGACGACCTTCGCGCCGGTCTCCGCCAGTGCCTCCGCGCAGGCGAGGCCGATACCCTGGCCGCCGCCGGTGACGACCGCGATACGGCCGTCGAGCCTCAATTTGTCCCAGTACAACGCCGTTTCCTCCATTCGGGTCTTGTTCAGCGGCGAGACCGCATCTGACCGGCCGGATGCGTCGATCCGGACGGCGGACGCGTGTCCAGGGTGACGGGAAAGCGTCGACGGCGACGCCCGCCCGGCCCCGGCTTTCAGAGCCGCTGGCCCGTTGCCTTGTCGAAGATGTGCGCCTGGGCCGTGTCCGGCAGCACGCCGAGCGCGCTGCCCGGCGCGACGCTGATGCGGTCCCGGAACACGCCGACAATGTCGGCGGCGCCGAGCTTCATGAAGACCTGGGTCTCCGATCCAGTCGGCTCCAGCACCGAGACGGTCGCCTGGATGCCGCCGGGATCGAGCACGAGATGCTCGGGGCGGATTCCGTAGACCACGGCCTGTCCATCCTTGCCGCCGGCGGGCACCTTCGGCAGCGGCAGACGCAGCCCGTCGCCTGCCACGAACGCCGGTGCGCCGCCGTCGAGCGCCAGCCGCCCCTCGATGAAGTTCATCGCGGGCGAGCCGATGAAGCCGGCGACGAACAGGTTCGCCGGGCGGTCGTAGAGTTCGAGCGGGGCGCCGATCTGCTCCACGATGCCGTCGTGCATCACGACGATCTTGTCGGCCATGGTCATGGCCTCGATCTGGTCGTGGGTGACGTAGATCGTGGTGGTCTTGAGCCGCTGGTGCAGTTCCTTGATCTCGACGCGCATCTGCACGCGCAGCTTGGCGTCGAGGTTCGAGAGGGGCTCGTCGAACAGGAAGACCTGCGGATCGCGCACGATGGCGCGACCCATGGCGACGCGCTGGCGCTGGCCGCCGGAGAGCTGGCGCGGATAGCGGTCCAGCAGCTTGTCGAGCGCCAGGATGGAGGCGGCGCGCTTGACCTTCGTCTCAATTTCCGGCTTCGGCGTGCCCTTGAGGCGCAGCGAGAAGCTCATATTGTCGGCGACGGTCATGTGCGGGTAAAGCGCGTAGTTCTGGAACACCATGGCGATGTCCCGGTCCTTCGGCGGCTTGTCGTTCACGACCTTGCCGCCGATGCTGACGGTGCCCGACGATATCTCCTCCAGCCCCGCGATCATGCGCAGGAGCGTGGACTTGCCGCAGCCGGAGGGGCCGACCAGGATCACGAACTCGCCGTCTTCGATATCGACGGAGACGCCGTGGATGACGTCGACGGTGCCGTAGCGCTTCTTGACGTCCTTGATGGTAACGGGGGCCATGGCGTTCCTCAGTCCGGCATCTCGATTTGGACCTTCACCTGCCCGCTCGGCGACGAAGCGGCGAACTCGAACGCCTCGATGCTGCTGGAGAACGGGAAGGTGCGGGTGATGAGCGGCGTCACGTCGATCGATCCGCTCGCCAGCATGGCGACGCAGCGCGGGAAGACGTGGGCATAGCGGAACACGTGCTCGACGCGCGCTTCCTTGATCTGCCCCGCCGCCACGTCATAGCGGATCGGCTCCAGCGGAATGCCGACATAGACGACGACACCGCCGGGGCAGAGCGGCGCGAACACATCCGCCGCCGCGCGCTCGTTGCCGGAGCATTCGAGCACGATGTCGGCGCCCCAGTTCTCCGTCTCCGCCATCACCGCCTCGGCAAGCGAGCGGGAGCGGACATTGACGGGCGTGACGGCGCCGAGCTTCTCGGCGATGCCGAGCTTCACGTCGTCGACATCGGAGACGATTACCCGGGCGCACCCGGCGGCGAGCGCCGCGAGCACGGTGACGAGGCCGATGGGACCGGCGCCGATGACGACGGCGACATCGCCCGGCTTCACCCGCGCCTTGGTGACCGCGTGCACGCCGACGGCGAGCGGCTCCACCATGGCGGCGGCGGCGAACGAGACATTGTCCGGCAGCTTGAAGGTGAAGTCGGCCGGGTGGACGACCGACGGCCGCAGCACGCCGTGGACCGGCGGCGTTGCCCAGAACTGCACGGCGGGATCGAGATTGTAGAGCCCGAGGCGGGTGGCGCGGCTGGCCGGATCCGGGATGCCCGGTTCCATGCAGACGCGGTCGCCGACCTTGAACTCGCTGACCTCCGCGCCGACTTCCGTGACGACACCGGCCGCCTCGTGGCCGAGGATCATCGGCGCGCGCACCACGAACGGACCGATGGCGCCGTGGGTGTAGTAATGCACGTCGCTGCCGCAGACGCCGACGACCTTCGGCGCGATGCGCACGTCGCGCGGGCCGAGCGTCTCCTCGATCGGGAAATCACGCAGCGACAGCCGGCCTTTTTCTTCGAGGACCAATGCTTCCATGAGACGAAATCCTAGCCCCGCGCGACGATGAAGACGCCGAGGATAACAGAGAGAACGGTGCCGACGGTCAGCGGGATGTTGGCCTCGAGGAACCGCATCCACAACAGGTTGATCGCTACGAACACGATGACGGCGATGAAGACGCGGTCGAAGGCATTGGTGTGGATCGGCAGGAAGCCCTGGCGCTGCGGCTTCGCAACCGGGGCGTCCACGGGATCGGGCATGTGCTCGGTCATGGCGGTCACTCCTTTACGGCGCCGAAGGTGAGACCGGCCACGATGTGGCGCTGCACAAGCCCGAGCACGAGCAGGGCCGGCACCAGCGTGAGCATCGCGGTCGCCGCCATCTGGCCCCAGTTGGTGCCGGTGACGGTCACGAACTCGGCGAGGCCGGTCGTGATCGTGCGCGCGTGGACCGAGGTGAGGGTGGCGGCGAACAGGTATTCGTTCCACGCGAACACCCAGGTGAGGATGCCGGTGACGGCGATGCCGGGCTTGGCGAGCGGGATCACCACGCGCGTCAGCACCTGCCACGTCGACGCGCCGTCCATGTAGGCAGCCTCGTCGAGTTCCTTAGGGATGCCATCGATGATGTTGCGCAGCGTCCAGATGGCGAACGGCAGGTTGAACACGCAATAGAGCAGGATGAGCCCGATCCGGGTGTCGAACATCCGGAAGTCGCCGATCACGAACACCTGGGTGTAGAGCAGGAACAGCGGCAGCAGGAACACCGCGGGCGGCGCCATGCGGTTGGTGATCGTCCAGAAGAAGATGTTCTCCTTGCCGGCGAGCTTGTACCGCGACAGCGCATAGGTCGCGAGGACTGCGAGGGTGGTGACGAGAACGGCATTGCACGTCGCGACGATGATCGAATTCAGCATGTAGCGCTGGAAATTCGGGTTCGTCAGGACGGTGATGTAGTTCTCGCTGAAGAAGCCCTTGATGATCAGGCTGGGCGCGCCGAACAGCTCGACGCGGCTCTTGGCCGAAACGGCGAACATCCAGTAGATCGGAATGAGCGTGATCAGGCTGGAGATCGTCCAGAACGCGATGGAGAGCAGGGGGCGCTTGCGGTGCATTATTCGGGCCTCCTGAGATCGCGCCGGGCAACGAGAGCGGCGTAGAGCAGCCAGCACATGACGATGGTGAGATAGAGCGTGATCAGCGACATCGCAGAACCGTAACCGTAATCGGTCTTGGGAAAGACGACGCGCCAGATATAGAGGCCGATATAGCGAGTCGCGGAGCCGGGACCGCCGCCGGTGAGCATCCAGATCTCGTCGACGGTGCGCAGCGCGTCCATGAGGCGGATGAACACGGTGGCGAGGATCGCCGGCTTCAGCAGCGGCAGCGTGACATGCCAGAACACCTGGAAGCGGTTGGCGCCATCGATCTGGGCCTGCTCGAACGGCTCCTTCGGCATGGCGGCGAGGGCGGCCAGCAGCGTGAGCGTCACCAGCGGCGTCCAGTGCCAGATATCCATGATCACCGTGATGGTGAACGCCTGGGTCGGGTAGCGGCTGATGTTGAAGTCGTAGCCGAACCAGCGGTCGAAATAGTAGGCGAGCGGGCCGAGGCCGGGCACCGTCAGCAGGCGCCACGTCGCGCCGACCGCGATCGGGGCCACCACCAGCGGTAAGGTGTGCAGGGTGCGGAAGAAGCCCTTGCCCGGGAAGTCGCGCATGAAGAGCTGCGCGAGGAAGTAGCCGAGCACGACCTCGCCGAGGACCGCGAAGATCGCGAACTTCAGGGTCAGCCAGAGCGAGCGCAGGAACTGCTCGTCGAACACCAGCCGGCGGAAGTTCTCCCCCCAGATGAAATGGATCGACGGGTCGGCTGCGAACGAGTTCCACTGCGTGAAGCCGATGACCAGCACGTAGAGGAACGGCACGACGCCGAAGACGAAGAGTATGAGGAAAGTCGGGGCCAGAAACAGCCAGCCGACCGATGATGAGCGCATGAAACTAGCTCCGTCGAACCGGGTCGGGCATCGGGCGCGGCAGCCGCATAAGCCTCACCGTGGCGGATCGAGAGGATCCGGCGTGCGTAAGCTCAGGCGTCTATCCGGGGCGCGCGGTCTTGAGGGAAGGGGGCCTGATGACCGCCTGCCCGGTAAAGCGATGGCGGAACCTCGGGCTCTGTCCGGGTTCCGCCGCCGCCTCGCGGCAATGGTGCAGAAGCGTTACCGCGGCGCTCTTGCCGCGGTAACGGACGAACCGGGACGTCCGGTTACTTCTGGTAGCCGAGGTTCTTCAGCTCGGCGTCGACAGCGGCGGCCGCCTTGTCCAGGGCCTCGCCCGCCTGCAGTTCGCCGGTGATGGCCTGATAGATGAAGGGCGCCATCGCCTCGCGGGCCTGGTTGTGGAACGGGTAGGGCGGGGCGCCGCGGAACAGCTTGCCCTTGTCGCGCATCAGCGTGTAGTAGCCGTCGACCTTCTTGTCCTGCTCGATGATCTTCGGATCGTCGTAGGTCGCGGTGTGGGTGATGCGGCTGCCGGCGAGTGCCCAGTCCGCCTGCACTTCATCCTGGCCGATATATTCCAGGAACAGGACGGCCGCTTCCTTGTTCTTGGAGGAATGCGGGATGCCGAAGGCGCCGCCGTCATAGTAGCCGATATAGCCGGCGCCGGACTCGGCTTCTTCCATCACGCCCGGCTCGACCGGGGGCAGCGCAACGCCGACCTTGCCGACGACGGTGGACTTCTCGGGGTTGGTCGCGATCCAGGCGGCGTTCTCGCCGTAGACGAGACCCTGGGCCGCGCGGCCCGCGGCGAACGTGGCGGCGACTTCGTCCCACGTGCTGGAGGTCGATTCCGGCGGGGCGTAGGCCAGGTTGCCGATCCACCAAGCCAGCGCCTTCTTGGCGGTGTCGCTGTTCATCTTGCCGCCCTTGTCAACCGAGGCGACGTAGGTCTTCGGATCGATGCCCCAGTTGTAGATGCCGTAGGTCGGCAGGATGCTCTCGACGAACTCGTAGACCGAGGCCGGATGGCCCGACGCCGCCTGGACGGTTGTGCCCCAGAGCTGCAGGTCGTTCGACTTGCCGTAGTCGGTGAAGAACTCGGCGATCTGGGTGTATTCGGCGTGATCCTTCGCGGGCGCCAGGTCGCGGCCGTACTTGGCCTTGAAGTCGGCCTGCACCTTCGGATCGCTGAACAGATCCTTGCGATACAGATAGACCTTGATGAAGGCTTCCATCGGCACGCCGAACAGGTCGCCGTTGTCGCCCTTGAAGTTGTCGATGAAGCTGGTGAAGTGCGAGATGTCGAACGACGGAGCCTTCAGCGACGGGTTCTTGTCGAGGAACTCCGTCAGATCCACCAGGAACTTGCGGGAGAGATAGCTGTAGATGATGTCCTGCTCGATATAGACGAAGTCATAGATGCCGGTGTTGGCCTCCATGTCCTTGATCGCCTTGTCGTACATCTGGTCCCAGGACGTGCCCTCGAACTCGACCTTGATGCCCGTGGCCTTGCTGAAGGCCGGCGCCAGCACGTCCTTCACATAGTTGGACGGCGGCGTGCTTTCGGAAATGCCGCGGATGGTGACGCCCTGAAGATCCTTCGCGGCGTCGGACCAGAAGTCCGCGAACGCCGGGGCCGTGCTCGACAGCAGCGTTGCGGTGAACGCGGCGGCGACCCAGTTTCTCATATGTTTCATCGTGCTCTCCTCCCCATGACGCGCATTCTCGGATGCGGTCTATGCCCTCCGGGTTCATCCGCGCCGCGGTGGAAGCGGCCACGGTGCCCGGCTGTTCTTTCTCGTTGCCGCCATCGACACTCGTCGTGGCAACCGATGCCCGGCTCGACCATGTTTCATGCCGAGCGGGATACGTAGTCGTCCAGGAAATTGCCCCTCCCGGACTTTGAAACTTATCGAAAATTCCGAACTTAAATTCGAATAGACTATCTGCTGCCCGATACGATCAGCCTCGAACACGCTACTGATTGTTATTGTTGGCAGCCACGCCTACTTTTTTGGTGTCCGATACTTTTTTGCTCCGCAAGGCAACGGAGGGCCTTCCGCAGGCACACGCCATTACATCGGCGCGTGAAAGACCCCTGCGAAGGGAACGGGCGTAGCGACCATGCGCGTGCGCCGGCGATAGGCGGACGGGGTCTGGTCGCAGAACTTCGAGAACTGACGGTTGAAGTTCGCGATGTTGTTGAAGCCGACCTCGAAACAGATGTCGGTGATAGGCTGATCCGTCTCCATCAGCCGTGTGCAGGCTGAATACACACGGGTTCGATTGACGAACTTCGCAAAAGTATGGCCGGTCTGCTTCTTGAACCACCGGGAGAATGCTGTCGGCTCCATCCCGCACAGCTCGGCGACCGTGGAAAGACGAATGTCGGCGACGTAGTTCTCGCGGATATATTCCAGTGCGATCTCGATGCGCTCCTCCACCTGCGAACGCGCCGGCGTCGGCAGCCGGCGCGACAAGCTGCGGCGTTCGGACGGGCGCGCCGCCAGCAAGGCGAGCAGGTCGAGGAAGAGAACGAGGCGCGTCGCGCCGATGGCCGGGCCGATCTGGCGCAGAAGTTCGGCGCCCTCGCGCGCCGTGCGGCCGGAAAACACGAGCCCGAACGCGGCCTCATCGAACAGCGTGCGGACTTCCTCGAACTCCACGAAGGACGCGCAGAGCCGGTCTGCGAACTGCGGCGTGAACTGCACCAGCATGTCGCGATTCGGCACCACGACCCCGGCCGGAACGTCGCTCATCCAGTTGTGCGGAACGTGAGGCCCCGTCAGCACGAGGCACCCCTCTGTGAACGGCTCGACATGGTCGCCGACCATCATCGTCCCGCTCGAAGCCTGGATCAGGTGCAGTTCATATTCCGGATGATGATGCCATTTTGCGAGATGATGCGGATAATCGTGCACGTTCCAGCGAAATGACTCCGACGGACGGTAGACGATCACCTCGTGATCGGGCGCAAGTCTGCGATCCACACCCATGTCGACCTCCCACTCTCATTGTTAAGGGCCGCTCTTCGGCAGCTCCTTCAGCCACTTCGCCCCGTTTCGACCGAGCGGCCAGCGCTCACTCCCCTTGCCGAGAACACGGGCGATCACTTCGATTCAGTTCGGCGGATTTCCGACGTCGACCTGTCGGCTCTCTCCGGCGACGATTGGTCCCGGCGCGTGAAACGCGCCTCTCTCCCTCCCATCTCGAACAAGACGCGGCCAGCCTTTGCTGAGCCTTTGGCGACGGCGCCATGCCCCTGGCACCGCCGCGGAGCGGGTCCGCTCCCGCACCCGTTCACCCGGCTCTGAGGATCGTTCCTCAATCCCGCCGCTGCCGCAAATCGTATGTGCGGCTTGCGGTGGTGGCTATCCCCGTTTCCGGCGCGACTTGTATTATTTTGGCACACGAAGCCGAGAAAGTATGGATGAGCCCGCACGATCACGATAGCGGCCCGCGCCGGCATTGATAGCCTTTCCGCAGAACGTCCGCACCGGACCCGCCGTGCCGGCGGCGCAAACAACCACAAGCGGGAGGAAACCATGCTGAAAAACGCGATCGAACTGCCGAAGACGATGGCCTCTGTCGTTTGCTTCGGTCCGAAAGACTATCGCCTCGAAGAAATTCCGGTGCCGAAGGCCGGTCCCGGAGAAGTTTTGGTAAAGGTGAAATCCGCCGGAATATGCGCCAGCGATCTCAAGTGCTATCTCGGCGCACCGCTTTTCTGGGGTGATTCGACTCGGAAGGGCTATTGCCAGCCGCCGATCACGCCCGGACACGAGTTCGTGGGCGAGGTGGTGGCCCTCGGCGAGGGGGCGGGGGAAAAGTACGGACTGGAGATCGGCGACCTCGCCGTTTCCGAGCAGATCGTGCCCTGCTGGGACTGCCGGTTCTGCCGGACCGGCAAGTACTGGATGTGCCAGCGCCACGACATCTACGGATTCCGGCAGTCCACCCCGGGTGCGATGGCGGAATTCATGTGCTTCCCGGTCGGCGCGCTGAACCACAAGGTTCCCCGCTCGATGCCCGCCCATCATGCCGTCTTCATCGAGCCGCTGGCGTGTTCGGTCCATGCCGTGCAGCGCGGCAACATCGAGTTCCAGGACGTCGTCGTGATCGCCGGCGCGGGCCCGCTCGGCCTCGGCATGTTCGCCGCGGCGCGCATGAAGCAGCCTGCGCTGCTGATCGCCATCGATCTCAACGACCAGCGGCTTGAGATGGCCAAGCGCTGTGGCGCGGACATCGGCCTCAATCCCACCCAGGTCGACGTCGTGGCGGAGGTGCTGCGGCTCACGGGCGGCTACGGCTGCGATGTCTACATCGAGGCGAGCGGACATCCCCAGGCGGTGGTCGACGGGCTTGCGATGATTCGCAAGCTCGGCACCTTCGTCGAGTTCTCGGTGATGCGCGAGCCGGTGACGGTCGACTGGACGATCATCGGCGACACCAAGGAACTCAACATCCACGGCGCGCATCTCAGCCCCGACACCTACCCGGTCGCGATCCGGATGCTGGAGCAGGGCTTGCTGCCGATCGACGAAATCGTCACCCACCGGCTGCCGCTCAAAGACTTCCAGGCCGGCATCGACCTCGTCGCCTCCGGCAAGTCGTCCATCAAGGTGACGCTGGAACCCTGAGCCTGCCGCCGGCGTCCGATTCCGGCCGGGCGGCCCGTTCGATTCGGGCCGCCCGGTCTGCCTCATAGCGCCTTCCAATCTGATCGCAGCATCGGATCGACAGGAAATCGCTTCAGGTTCAGAGGGCTGAGCTTATGCTTTCCGCTCTGATCGGCCGAGCGGGATATGCTCCAGCCGCTCAGGACTTCTTCGTGCACTGGTCGGCGATGATCTCGCCGTCGCCCTGATAGTCGTTCGCCGCGGACAGCCAGGTGTGGCACGCCTGACGGGTCTTGAAGCAGGCCTCGACAGCCTTGCCGGAATAGTCGCGGGTGCCCTTCACGACATAGCGTGCGGTCCAGATGTTCTGGGTCTTGCCGCAGGAAGCCTCGTCGCGCTGGGTCTCCACATAGGGGCTCTTGGTCTGGTTCAGCGCGATCTCCGACGGGCTCTGCACGCAACCCGCCAGCATGAGAACGGCGCAGCTGCCGGCCGCCACCATCGAGGATATGTTCTTCATCATTCGGTTCTCTCCTTGTTGGGTGATCGTCGCCCACGGCCGGGAGAGGATAGCCCGGCCTTTCGCGCCGGGGCACTGCAAATGAGGCCGCCCTGCCATATTTCGGGCGAGACGGGGGCATTTACGGGCGTTTCACAATCGCCCGAAGAAATCGGCCCGGCGGTGTCCTGCCGGCTCGTATCGGCTTGAATTGCGCATAAGCGCTGCCCACTATTCCAACGCAGGGAAGGGCCGGCGGAACCGGTGCCGCAATCCGCATGTTATTTTCGCCGTGCTAGTCTCGCCCGAGAGGGCAACGCATACCTCCACGGTCCGTTCAGGGCCGATGTGATTCAACCAGGAAAAGGTACCGTCCGATGACCGTCCACTCGACACGGAACGATCTTCCGTCCAACACCAAAACGGTTGTTATCGACCTTCTCAACAGGACGCTGGCCTCGACCATCGATCTGGCGCTCGCCACGAAGCAGGCGCACTGGAACCTGAAGGGCCCGCAGTTCATCGCCGTTCACGAGATGCTCGACGGTTTCCGTGGCGATCTCGACGGCCATTCTGACACGATCGCCGAGCGTGTCGCCCAGCTCGGCGGCACCGCGTTCGGCAGCCTCCAGACCGTTGCGTCCGGCACCAGCCTGCCGCCGTATCCCACGGACATCTACTCCGTGCACGATCACCTCGCTGCCCTGATCGAGCGCTACGGCATCGTCGCCAACGCGGTTCGCAAGGCGATCGACGAGGCCGACGAGGCCGGCGATCCGAACACGGCTGACATCTTTACCGCCGCCTCCCGTTCGCTCGACAAGGACCTCTGGTTCCTCGAGGCGCACGTGCAGGAGAAGAACTGACGCGACCGGCTGCGGCCGCGTCACGGTCCCGCCGGGCACTGATCTGGCGGGACTTCCATCCGGAGACGAAAAAAGCGCGCCCGACCGGTCGGGCGCGCTTTGTTTTTCGATCGCGGAGGAACGGTACCGGGAAGGGGCCCTCCGCCGGCACCGGGCCGTCACTTGTTCTTGTTGTAGACGTCGATGAACACGGCGGCGAGCAGCACCAGGCCCTTGATGACCTGCTGGTAGTCGATGCCGATGCCGAGGATCGACATGCCGTTGTTCATCACGCCCATGATGAACGCGCCGATCACGGCGCCAACCACCGTGCCGACGCCGCCATAGGCCGAGGCACCGCCGATGAAGCAGGCCGCAATCACGTCGAGCTCGAAGCCGACGCCGGCCTTCGGGGTCGCGGTGTTCAGGCGGGCCGCGAAGATGAGACCGGCGAGCGCGGCCAGCATGCCCATGTTGACGAAGGTGAAGAAGGTCAGCCGGTCGGTCTTCA is a genomic window containing:
- a CDS encoding carbohydrate ABC transporter permease, with amino-acid sequence MRSSSVGWLFLAPTFLILFVFGVVPFLYVLVIGFTQWNSFAADPSIHFIWGENFRRLVFDEQFLRSLWLTLKFAIFAVLGEVVLGYFLAQLFMRDFPGKGFFRTLHTLPLVVAPIAVGATWRLLTVPGLGPLAYYFDRWFGYDFNISRYPTQAFTITVIMDIWHWTPLVTLTLLAALAAMPKEPFEQAQIDGANRFQVFWHVTLPLLKPAILATVFIRLMDALRTVDEIWMLTGGGPGSATRYIGLYIWRVVFPKTDYGYGSAMSLITLYLTIVMCWLLYAALVARRDLRRPE
- a CDS encoding ABC transporter substrate-binding protein, whose product is MKHMRNWVAAAFTATLLSSTAPAFADFWSDAAKDLQGVTIRGISESTPPSNYVKDVLAPAFSKATGIKVEFEGTSWDQMYDKAIKDMEANTGIYDFVYIEQDIIYSYLSRKFLVDLTEFLDKNPSLKAPSFDISHFTSFIDNFKGDNGDLFGVPMEAFIKVYLYRKDLFSDPKVQADFKAKYGRDLAPAKDHAEYTQIAEFFTDYGKSNDLQLWGTTVQAASGHPASVYEFVESILPTYGIYNWGIDPKTYVASVDKGGKMNSDTAKKALAWWIGNLAYAPPESTSSTWDEVAATFAAGRAAQGLVYGENAAWIATNPEKSTVVGKVGVALPPVEPGVMEEAESGAGYIGYYDGGAFGIPHSSKNKEAAVLFLEYIGQDEVQADWALAGSRITHTATYDDPKIIEQDKKVDGYYTLMRDKGKLFRGAPPYPFHNQAREAMAPFIYQAITGELQAGEALDKAAAAVDAELKNLGYQK
- a CDS encoding AraC family transcriptional regulator; the protein is MGVDRRLAPDHEVIVYRPSESFRWNVHDYPHHLAKWHHHPEYELHLIQASSGTMMVGDHVEPFTEGCLVLTGPHVPHNWMSDVPAGVVVPNRDMLVQFTPQFADRLCASFVEFEEVRTLFDEAAFGLVFSGRTAREGAELLRQIGPAIGATRLVLFLDLLALLAARPSERRSLSRRLPTPARSQVEERIEIALEYIRENYVADIRLSTVAELCGMEPTAFSRWFKKQTGHTFAKFVNRTRVYSACTRLMETDQPITDICFEVGFNNIANFNRQFSKFCDQTPSAYRRRTRMVATPVPFAGVFHAPM
- a CDS encoding alcohol dehydrogenase catalytic domain-containing protein; protein product: MLKNAIELPKTMASVVCFGPKDYRLEEIPVPKAGPGEVLVKVKSAGICASDLKCYLGAPLFWGDSTRKGYCQPPITPGHEFVGEVVALGEGAGEKYGLEIGDLAVSEQIVPCWDCRFCRTGKYWMCQRHDIYGFRQSTPGAMAEFMCFPVGALNHKVPRSMPAHHAVFIEPLACSVHAVQRGNIEFQDVVVIAGAGPLGLGMFAAARMKQPALLIAIDLNDQRLEMAKRCGADIGLNPTQVDVVAEVLRLTGGYGCDVYIEASGHPQAVVDGLAMIRKLGTFVEFSVMREPVTVDWTIIGDTKELNIHGAHLSPDTYPVAIRMLEQGLLPIDEIVTHRLPLKDFQAGIDLVASGKSSIKVTLEP
- the dps gene encoding DNA starvation/stationary phase protection protein Dps codes for the protein MTVHSTRNDLPSNTKTVVIDLLNRTLASTIDLALATKQAHWNLKGPQFIAVHEMLDGFRGDLDGHSDTIAERVAQLGGTAFGSLQTVASGTSLPPYPTDIYSVHDHLAALIERYGIVANAVRKAIDEADEAGDPNTADIFTAASRSLDKDLWFLEAHVQEKN